The Chitiniphilus purpureus sequence GGAAGGCACCTACGCCGCGCGGGTGCGGTTCAGCGATGCACCGGTGACGGGCCCGGACGGTGACGCGATCGTGCAGACCTTCTACCTGATCAGTCCGCTCAAGGCGCCCAAGCACCCGGATTACAGCGAGGCCGATTTCGAATACCTGCCCAACGGCGGCTGGGGCGCCTCCGGCCCGGCACTGTATGCCACCACCTGGGAAACCTTCATCCCGGCACCGAATTTCTGGAAGGACAACCAGTACGACCGGCTCGCGGGCACGCAACAGGGCTGGCACACGCTGGTGCTGCAGATCGCCAAGGGCAAGGTGGACTACTTCCTGGACGGCAAGCCCTACGCACGGCACGGCGGCGACTACTATCCCGAAGTCCCGATGTCGATCAACTTCAACCTGTGGTTCAGCGAGTTGACCGCGTCGGGCAAGGGCGCGCGCGAGTACCACGAAGACGTGGACTGGGTGCTGCATGTCAAGGACGCGATCCTGAGCCCCGCCGAAGTCAGTGCGCAGGTGGCGGCACTGCGAGCCAAGGGCGTCGGTCGGGAAGACAGCGTTCCCGGCCGCAACCTGCCCTCGCCGTGCGATCTGTAGCGGCGCCCGCCCTTGCCTGCCCCTGGCCGCACCCGGCGGGACAACGCCGGGTGGCCATGAGTGCCCAGCGCCATGCACCGTGCCTTGCACGGCATCACAGCCGGTGAAGGCATCCGTTTCGCCAGGGGAATCGGGCGTCACCGGTCAACAACGGTGCATCATGCTGCCGGCAGCCGCGCCGTTCCTTGGGGGATCGGCAACGGGGACTTCATGGCCCTGCTCGGCAACGACATGCATGTCTTCAAGATCAGCCCCGGTGCACTGGGCCGGATGGCATGGCAATACCATGTCCATGCGCATCACCCGGTGCAGCGCGCGGCACAAGCCAGGGCGCAGCGATAGGGTTACCTGCAATCGGCCGACGCATGCGGGCAGGTCATATGCTGTTCCGAGACCTGGTGCCCGGGCGATGCGGCGGCGAATCCGGCGACCCCGACCAGAACGGAAAAGACGATAGCCTTGAACATGTTGTTGCTCCTAAGGGTTTTTGAGGAACCTTCGCAGTACGGCATCGCGAATGCACGGCCAATATAAGCGTGCGCCGGATACCGACCGATTACCCGCTGATTACATCCGCGTCACCTTGGGATGAGGGCAGCGGCCCCCTGGGAAGCACCGGGAAAACGCAGGCTGAAGGTGGTGGATTCATCGTCGCTGGCCACGGTCAGCATGCCGCCATGCAGTTGCATGATCGAGGCGGCGATCGCCAGCCCGAGTCCGGTGCCGCCGTCGTCGCGGCTGCGGGCCGGATTGACCCGGTAGAAGCGCTCGGCCAGGTGCGGCAGATGCGCTTCCGGGATGCGGTGGCCGCGGTTGGACACCATGATCGCCGTGCCCCCTTCCCCACACGCCAGGATCACCTGCACCGTGCTGTCCGGATGGCCGTGGCGGATGGCGTTGGACAGCAGATTGGTCAGCGCCCGCTGCAACATGCCCTTGTCGGCCTCCACCGAGCCCTCGCCGCTCAGCGCCAGCGTGATGCCCTTGGCCTCGGCCAGCGCGTCGAAGAAATCGAACAGCCCTTCCACCAGCGGCCTGAGCGCGATCGGTTCGATGCGCAGTGCCTGCTGCGGCTGCTCGGCGCTGGCCAGGAACAACAGATCGGTGATCAGCCGGTTCAGGCGCTGCATCTCCTCCTCGGCCGAGGCGAGCACGGTCTGGTAGGTGGCAACGTCCCGCGGCTTGCCGAGGCAGACCTGTACCTCGCCCATCAGATTGGTCAGCGGTGTGCGCATCTCGTGTGCAAGGTCGGCGGAGAACTGCGACAGCCGCGACACGCTTTTCTCCAGGCGTTCGAGCATGTTGTTGAACGAATGCGCCAGATCGCGCAGCTCGGCCGGCACATCCTCGGCCGACAGCCGCGAATGCAGCGACTGCGCGGTGATGCCGCCCACCAGCGTATTGAAGCGGCGCAACGGCCGCAGCGCGCGCCGCGCCACCACCCACGAGCCCAGCGCGATGAACACGATGACGAAGGGCAGCATCAACGCCAGCGACTTGCGGAAGGCCGCCAGCAGGCCGCCGTCGCCCCCGCGCTCGATGAAGCCGAGCAGCCAGCGCTCCTGGCCGCCGGCGAGCCGGCTGCGCCAGACCAGCACGCTCAAGGCATTGCCCGGGTCGAGCTCGCCCACCCCGGGCTGCAGCGGCTGGCGCAGCACCCGCGCGGCGGCGCGTGCCGCGAATGGGCCGGAACGCCCGGTCACCTTCGTGCCGTCGACGATGGCCCAATGCAGATAAGGGTGCCCCACCAGCAGCAGCGCCAGCTCCGCGTCGAGCGAGATACCGGGGCGCGGTTGCTCGATGGCGGACTGCACCAGCGCCATCTTGCCGCTCAGCTCGGTCTCGGCCCGCCGCTCCAACGCCAGTTGCAGCAGACGATCCATGCCGACCCCGGCGATCAGCACCAGCAGGGCGCTGAACAGGCTCACCAGCCCGCCGACGCGCAGCGCCAGCGAGCGCCGGCGGCTCCGGGGCGGGCCCATCATGCGCGCCGGCCCCTGCCGCTGCGGCGCCGATCCGCACCGCGGCCCGCATCGGGATGCGGCATCACCAGGCAAGCAGGTGGCATGGTCATTCGTCCTCGCGCACTTCGAACATATAGCCGGCGCCGCGCACGGTATGGATCAACTTGTGCGGATAGTCGTCGTCCACCTTGGCGCGCAGCCGACGGATCGCCACGTCGACGATGTTGGTATCGGTATCGAAGTTCACATCCCACACGTGGGATGCGATCAGCGTACGCGTCAGCACTTCGCCGCTGCGCCGCATCAAGAGATGCAGCAGCGCGAACTCGCGGGCGGTCAGCTCGATCCTGTGTCCATCCCGGTAGGCCCGATGCTTGACCGGGTCCAGTTCCAGTCCACCCAGGCTCAGCACCTCGGCCGGGTTGACCTTGTTGTTGCGCTTGAGCAGCAGCTTGATCCGCGCCAGCAGCTCGGCGAATGCGAACGGCTTGATCAGATAGTCGTCCGCCCCCGACTCCAGCCCGCGCACGCGGTCATCGACCCGGCTGCGGGCAGTCAGCATCAGTACCGGGGTCTGCTTGCGTCGGCGCACGCCTTCGAGCACGCCCCAGCCATCGAGCAGCGGCAGCATCACATCGAGGATGATCAGATCGAAGTCCTCTTCCAGCGCCTTGTGCAACCCGTCGACCCCGTCGCAGGCGATGTCGACGGCATAGCCGCTTTCGCTCAGGCCCTGCTTCAGATAGCCCGCGGTCTTGGCCTCGTCCTCGACGATCAGAATGCGCATAGCGGCTCCCCATCCGGTTACCGGCATTCTAAATATGCAGACGGGCCGGCGCGCCAGCATGACAATTTTGTAATGAACGGGTAATCGGGTCGGCCAGCGGTGGCTACCTATACTGCGCAGGTCCAAACGACCCTCGGCCGCGCGGGCGCCCGGCGCCGCCCCCAGCAGTTGCAACGACACGAGTCAGGCCGGCTGGAACGCCGGCAACGGCGCGCCCGCCGCACCGCGGCACGAATCCCTACCGAAGCAGGCTGCACATGACATTGCCCCCGATCACCCGAATCCTGCTGCTGCCGGTGCTGACACTCGCCACCGCCGCCACGTTCGCTGCCACGCCCCCCGGGGAGCCGGAGCAGACGCTGCCGTACCAGTCGGTGTTCGACAGCTACCGCGTCTTCCACGATCAGGCGATCGCCGATTGGCGGCTCGCCAACCGTACCGTTGGTGAGATCGGCGGCTGGCGCGCCTATGCCAGGGAAGCCCAGGGCGCGGCACGCACCGATGCCGACCAGCCAGGGGCAGTCGATGCGCAGGCAGATGACCGGCCGCATCAGCACGGGGGCACGCAATGAACCTGTTCCGTGCAGCGCACCTGCGCGGCAGGCGCCTGGCCATCGGTGCCGGGGCTCTGCTGCTTGCCGGCTGTGCCAGTGTCGATTTCGAGGAATCGGTACGGCAGACCAACCAGGATGCCGCCGGCTTCACCCAAGGCCGACTGGCGCTGGCGGGCACGCCGGCACAGCGCGAGGTGATGGCACGCGAGGCCGATGCACTGCTGGCACAACCGCTGGGGCAGGATGAAGCGGTCCGGCTGGCGCTGCTCAACAGCCCGGCATTGCAGGCACTGCTTGCCAACAACTGGTCCGAGGCCGCCACCGCCGCGCAAGGCGCGCGCATCGCCAACCCGGTGTTCACCTTTGAACGCATGCGCTCGCCCGACGAAGTCGAATTCGGCCGGATGCTCGCCTTCGGTCTGCTCGACCTGATCACCCTGCCGCACCGTTACGGTGTTGCCCGTCGCCAGATCGCCCAGGCCCAGCTGCGGCTGACCACCGAAGTGGTCGACCAGGTCACCCGGATACGCCAGACCTGGGTCAACGCGGTGGCCGCGCAGCAAAAGCAAAGCTACGCCGAACAGGTCTACGAGGCCGCCGATGCCGGCGCCGAATTGGCGCAGCGGCTGCAGGCGGTGGGCAATATCACGCGGCTGCAGCGCGCCCGCCATCAGGCGTTCTACGCCGATGCGGCAACCCAGCTTGCCGGTGCGCGGCACGCGGCATTGGCGGCGCGCGAGGCCCTGGTGCGGCAGCTGGGGCTGACCGACGCGCAGGCGGCCCGGCTGCAGCTGCCCGGACAGCTGCCGCCATTGCCGGCAGCACCACGCACCGCCGGACAGGTGGCGCAGGCCACCACCGAACAGCGGCTGGACGTGCGCCAGGCCCGGCTCGGTTTTGACGCTGCGGCCAAGGCGCAGGGGCTGACGGCCGTCACCAGCCTGACCGACATCGAACTGGGCGTGCGCCGCGACCAGACCTTCGACAAGGCCGAAGGCCACACCGAACGGGCGCGCGGCTACGAGATCGAAGTGCGGCTGCCGCTGTTCGATTGGGGCGGCATGCAGCGCGACAGCATGAATGCGCGCACGCTGGCGGCAGCCAATGCACTGGAGGCCACCTTGCGGGCCGCCGGCTCGGAACTGCGGGAAAGCTATTCGGCCTACCGCACCGGCTACGACATCGCGCGGCACTATCGCGACGAGGTGCTGCCGCTCAGCAAGGCGATCTCCGAGGAGAACACGCTGCGCTACAACGGCATGCTGATCGGGGTGTTCGAGCTATTGGCCGACAGCCGCGAGCAGATCGGCGCAGTGGTCAACGCCATCAACGCCCAGCAGCAGTTCTGGCTGGCGGACGCGGCCCTGCAGGCCGCGGTGCTGGGCAAGCCCACCGCAGTGGCGGTCGGTCTTGCCGCCGCCCCCGGCGCCGCCGAAGCGGGCCATTGAAGCGCGCCGCGCAGCAATCAAGGATGAACACATGACTTCGAGAAGAACGTTTCTGCAGGCCCTGGGCATCAGCGGGGGCGCGGTGGCGGCCGCCGGGGTGGGCAAGGCCGCACTGGCGGCCCTGCCCGAGCCGGTGATCCAGACCAAGCCGGACACCATGGCACCGCTGCTGCCGCAGACCGGCCGTCCCTACAATCCGGTAGTGACGCTCAATGGCTGGACGCTGCCATGGCGCATGAACAACGGCGTCAAGGAATTCCATCTGGTGGCCGAACCGGTGGTACGCGAGATGGCGCCGGGCTTCACCGCGCACCTGTGGGGCTACAACGGCCAGAGCCCGGGCCCGACCATCGAGGTGGTCGAGGGCGATCGCGTGCGCATCTTCGTCACCAACCGGCTGCCCGAGCACACCAGCATCCACTGGCATGGCCAGCGGCTGCCCAACGGCATGGACGGCGTGGCCGGCCTCAACCAGCCGGCGATCCCGTCGGGCAAGACCTATGTATACGAATTCGTCGCCCGCCGCCCCGGTACCTTCATGTATCACCCGCACGCCGACGAGATGGTGCAGATGGCGATGGGCATGATGGGCTTCTGGGTCACGCACCCCAAGGGCAGGCATCCGCTGATCGACGAGGTCGACCGGGATTTCTGCTTCCTGCTCAACGCCTACGACATCGACCCGGGCAGCTATACGCCCAAGATCATGACCATGCTCGACTTCAACCTGTGGAGCTGGAACAGCCGCATCTTTCCGGGCATCGATTCGCTGAACGTGCGGTTGAACGACAAGGTGCGCATCCGGATCGGCAACCTGACCATGACCAACCACCCCATCCATCTGCACGGGCATGAGTTCCTGGTCACCGGCACCGACGGTGGGCCGACCCCCAAGGGCACCCGCTGGTACGAGGTCACCACCGACGTGGCGGTCGGTCAGATGCGGCAGATCGAGTTCCGCGCCGACGAGGAAGGCGACTGGGCCTTCCATTGCCACAAGAGCCACCACACGATGAACGCCATGGGTCACGATGTTCCGACCCTGATCGGCGTCGATCATCGCGGCATCGCCAAGAAGATCAGCAAGCTGGTGCCGGACTACATGGTGATGGGCGAGCGCGGCATGGCCGACATGACCGAGATGGACATGCCGATCCCGGACAACACCGTGCCGATGATGACCGGCGACGGGCCGTTCGGCAGCGTGGAAATGGGCGGGATGTTCAGCGTGGTCAAGGTGCGCCGGGACCAGAAGCCGGGCGACTACAGCAACCCGGGCTGGTTCAAGCATCCACCCGGCACCATGGCCCGCGAGTTCGATGGCGCCGTCCAGACGCCGCATCGTCAATCCGGCGCCGGCGGTGGACAATCGATGCCCCGTGCGCGGCAGGACGCGTCGGACGTTGAAGTGCACGTGCGCAAACCGACCCACAAAGCCGGCCATTGAACCGGCAGCGCTTTTCCACCCCTGGAGGTTGAGTATGAATACCCAGCAATTGGCCCTCTCCCTGATCGGCCTGAGCCTGAGCGCCGCGGTGCTCGCCAGCGGCTCGCACGCCGGCGGCCACGGTGACCATGGCGACCATGGCAACGCGGCGGTCGGCAAACCCGGCGTGGCCGCCAAGGCAAGCCGCACCGTCACCGTCAACATGACCGACAACATGCGCTACAACCCGGCCCGCATCCAGGTCAAGCAAGGCGAGACGGTGCGCTTCGTGATCAGGAACTCGGGCAAGATCAAGCACGAGTTCGTGCTCGGCACCCAGCAGGAATTGGAAGAACACTACGAGCAGATGAAGAAATTCCCGGAGATGGAGCACGCCGACCCCAACCTGGTGACGCTGGCGCCGGGCAAGACCGGCGAGGTGGTGTGGCAGTTCACCAAGGCCGGCGTCGTCGACTTCGCCTGCCTGCAGCCTGGCCACTACGAAGCGGGCATGAAGGGCCAGGTGAACGTGGCCGGCGGCAGGAAAGCGGCCAAATAACCCAGAACCCGGGGGCACATGCCCCGTTCCGATCCAACAAAGGAGTACCTCATGACCCACCTTCACCCGATCGCCGCGGTGCTGGCCTCGCTGCTGCTGCTCGCGCCGGCGCTGCACGCAAACGAGGACCACTCGGGGCACGCCACCCACGGCGAACACGCGGCCGCGATGGCGCTGACCGATGGCGAAGTGCGCAAGATCGACCAGGCCAACGGCAAGATCACGCTCAAGCACGGCGAGATCAGGAACCTGGACATGCCGGGCATGACCATGGTGTTCACGGTCAAGGACAAGGCGCTGCTCGACAAGGTCAAGGTCGGCGACAGGATCAGATTCAAGGCGGCCCGCGCCGAGGGCAAGATGCTGGTCACCGAGATCCAGCCCGCGGCGCAATAAGGCGGCGGCGACCGGTCAGATCGCCTCGTACAGCGGCAGCGTGAGGAACTCGGCGAATTCAGCGCTGGTGCTCATCTCCTCGAAAATGGCAGCGGCGCGGGCATAGGGCACCCGCCCGAACACCGCGTCGCCGTGCTCGGCGCGGATTGCCTCCAGCACCTGCGGGATCATGGTGCGCACCAGCTCGGCGGTCACCTTGCGGCCATCGTCGAGCACCCCCTTGGGGCTGCGGATCCACTGCCACACCTGCGAGCGGCTGATCTCGGCGGTGGCCGCATCCTCCATCAGGTTGTGGATCGGCACGCAGCCGTTGCCGGCCAGCCACGAGCCCAGGTACTGGATGCCCACATCGATGTTCATCCTGAGGCCCGCCTCGGTGATCGGCTGCGCGGGCCGGAAGTCAAGCAGGTCCGCCGCGCGGGTGACCACATCGTCGCGCTGCCGGCCGATCTGGTTGGGCGCATCGCCCAGCACCTTCACCCACTCCTCCATCGCGATCGGCACAAGACCGGGATGGGCCACCCAGCCACCATCGAAGCCATCGCCAGCATCGCGGGTCTTGTCGGCGCGCACGGCGGCCATGGCCTTCTCGTTGGCCGCCGGATCGTGCTTGATCGGGATCAGCGCGCTCATGCCGCCGATGGCGGGCGCACCGCGCTTGTGGCAGGTCTTGACCAGATTCAGCGCATAGGCGCGCATGAAGGGCACGGTCATGGTGATCTGCGCGCGATTGGCGAGGCAGAACTCGGCGTTGGTCTTGAACTTCTTGATGCAGCTGAAGATGTAATCCCAGCGCCCGGCGTTGAGCCCGGCCGAATGCGCGCGCAATTCATACAGGATTTCCTCCATCTCGAACGCGGCGAGGATGGTCTCGACCAGCACGGTGGCCTTGATCGTGCCCTGGGCGATGCCCAACTCGGCCTGCGCGGCGACGAAGATGTCGTTCCACAGCCGCGCTTCCAGGTGCGATTCCAGCTTGGGCAGATAAAAATACGGCCCGGTGCCGCGCGCCAGCTGCTCACGGGCGTTGTGGAACAGGAACAGCGCAAAATCGAACAGGCCGCCCGATACCCGCTCACCATCGACGGTGACGTGCTTCTCATCGAGGTGCCAACCGCGGGGGCGCACCACCAGCGTGGCGATCCTGTCGTTGAGCCTGTATTCCTTGCCCGCCTCGTTGCGAAACGCCAGTGTGCGGCGCACGGCGGCCTTCAGGTTCACCTGCCCCTGGATCTGGTTGTGCCAGTTGGGCGTGTTGGCATCCTCGAAGTCGGTCATGTAGCTGTCCGCGCCGGAATTGAGCGCGTTGATGATCATCTTGGCCTCCACCGGGCCGGTGATCTCCACGCGGCGCAACGCCAGATCCGCTGGCAGCGGCGCAATGCGCCAGTCGCCTTTGCGGATATGCGCCGTCTGCGGCAAGAAGTCCGGCTGCTGGCCGGCATCCAGATCGGCCTGGCGCAGCGTGCGCACCGCCAGGAGCTCCCGGCGCCGGCCGTTGAACTGGCGCTGCAGCTTGGCCACGAAAGCCAGCGCCTCGGGCGTGAGGATCTCGGCAAAGGCGGGGGTGATCTCGGCATGGACTTGGACGCCGGCGGGCAAGGTGGACATGCGGTGCTCCTGGAGGTGTGCGGCGGGATGTTGCATTGCAGTGTAGTGCGCCGCGGCATCGCGAAAAAGCGCTAAGGTGCAACAGGTGCTTTGCCTGCAAGCGGCAAGCGCGGCTGGGCGCCAGGCTG is a genomic window containing:
- a CDS encoding cupredoxin domain-containing protein: MNTQQLALSLIGLSLSAAVLASGSHAGGHGDHGDHGNAAVGKPGVAAKASRTVTVNMTDNMRYNPARIQVKQGETVRFVIRNSGKIKHEFVLGTQQELEEHYEQMKKFPEMEHADPNLVTLAPGKTGEVVWQFTKAGVVDFACLQPGHYEAGMKGQVNVAGGRKAAK
- a CDS encoding heavy metal response regulator transcription factor; amino-acid sequence: MRILIVEDEAKTAGYLKQGLSESGYAVDIACDGVDGLHKALEEDFDLIILDVMLPLLDGWGVLEGVRRRKQTPVLMLTARSRVDDRVRGLESGADDYLIKPFAFAELLARIKLLLKRNNKVNPAEVLSLGGLELDPVKHRAYRDGHRIELTAREFALLHLLMRRSGEVLTRTLIASHVWDVNFDTDTNIVDVAIRRLRAKVDDDYPHKLIHTVRGAGYMFEVREDE
- a CDS encoding glycoside hydrolase family 16 protein codes for the protein MRSLLLCLCSALALPAQAQALFFDDFSHADAKALSSAGWTIRTQTGWPGVAGARWWHEGVQLVADPAGGGNRLLRLRAASDGTPAGTRQTQLCHARKYLEGTYAARVRFSDAPVTGPDGDAIVQTFYLISPLKAPKHPDYSEADFEYLPNGGWGASGPALYATTWETFIPAPNFWKDNQYDRLAGTQQGWHTLVLQIAKGKVDYFLDGKPYARHGGDYYPEVPMSINFNLWFSELTASGKGAREYHEDVDWVLHVKDAILSPAEVSAQVAALRAKGVGREDSVPGRNLPSPCDL
- a CDS encoding TolC family protein, which gives rise to MNLFRAAHLRGRRLAIGAGALLLAGCASVDFEESVRQTNQDAAGFTQGRLALAGTPAQREVMAREADALLAQPLGQDEAVRLALLNSPALQALLANNWSEAATAAQGARIANPVFTFERMRSPDEVEFGRMLAFGLLDLITLPHRYGVARRQIAQAQLRLTTEVVDQVTRIRQTWVNAVAAQQKQSYAEQVYEAADAGAELAQRLQAVGNITRLQRARHQAFYADAATQLAGARHAALAAREALVRQLGLTDAQAARLQLPGQLPPLPAAPRTAGQVAQATTEQRLDVRQARLGFDAAAKAQGLTAVTSLTDIELGVRRDQTFDKAEGHTERARGYEIEVRLPLFDWGGMQRDSMNARTLAAANALEATLRAAGSELRESYSAYRTGYDIARHYRDEVLPLSKAISEENTLRYNGMLIGVFELLADSREQIGAVVNAINAQQQFWLADAALQAAVLGKPTAVAVGLAAAPGAAEAGH
- the aceB gene encoding malate synthase A; amino-acid sequence: MSTLPAGVQVHAEITPAFAEILTPEALAFVAKLQRQFNGRRRELLAVRTLRQADLDAGQQPDFLPQTAHIRKGDWRIAPLPADLALRRVEITGPVEAKMIINALNSGADSYMTDFEDANTPNWHNQIQGQVNLKAAVRRTLAFRNEAGKEYRLNDRIATLVVRPRGWHLDEKHVTVDGERVSGGLFDFALFLFHNAREQLARGTGPYFYLPKLESHLEARLWNDIFVAAQAELGIAQGTIKATVLVETILAAFEMEEILYELRAHSAGLNAGRWDYIFSCIKKFKTNAEFCLANRAQITMTVPFMRAYALNLVKTCHKRGAPAIGGMSALIPIKHDPAANEKAMAAVRADKTRDAGDGFDGGWVAHPGLVPIAMEEWVKVLGDAPNQIGRQRDDVVTRAADLLDFRPAQPITEAGLRMNIDVGIQYLGSWLAGNGCVPIHNLMEDAATAEISRSQVWQWIRSPKGVLDDGRKVTAELVRTMIPQVLEAIRAEHGDAVFGRVPYARAAAIFEEMSTSAEFAEFLTLPLYEAI
- a CDS encoding multicopper oxidase family protein — its product is MTSRRTFLQALGISGGAVAAAGVGKAALAALPEPVIQTKPDTMAPLLPQTGRPYNPVVTLNGWTLPWRMNNGVKEFHLVAEPVVREMAPGFTAHLWGYNGQSPGPTIEVVEGDRVRIFVTNRLPEHTSIHWHGQRLPNGMDGVAGLNQPAIPSGKTYVYEFVARRPGTFMYHPHADEMVQMAMGMMGFWVTHPKGRHPLIDEVDRDFCFLLNAYDIDPGSYTPKIMTMLDFNLWSWNSRIFPGIDSLNVRLNDKVRIRIGNLTMTNHPIHLHGHEFLVTGTDGGPTPKGTRWYEVTTDVAVGQMRQIEFRADEEGDWAFHCHKSHHTMNAMGHDVPTLIGVDHRGIAKKISKLVPDYMVMGERGMADMTEMDMPIPDNTVPMMTGDGPFGSVEMGGMFSVVKVRRDQKPGDYSNPGWFKHPPGTMAREFDGAVQTPHRQSGAGGGQSMPRARQDASDVEVHVRKPTHKAGH
- a CDS encoding heavy metal sensor histidine kinase yields the protein MMGPPRSRRRSLALRVGGLVSLFSALLVLIAGVGMDRLLQLALERRAETELSGKMALVQSAIEQPRPGISLDAELALLLVGHPYLHWAIVDGTKVTGRSGPFAARAAARVLRQPLQPGVGELDPGNALSVLVWRSRLAGGQERWLLGFIERGGDGGLLAAFRKSLALMLPFVIVFIALGSWVVARRALRPLRRFNTLVGGITAQSLHSRLSAEDVPAELRDLAHSFNNMLERLEKSVSRLSQFSADLAHEMRTPLTNLMGEVQVCLGKPRDVATYQTVLASAEEEMQRLNRLITDLLFLASAEQPQQALRIEPIALRPLVEGLFDFFDALAEAKGITLALSGEGSVEADKGMLQRALTNLLSNAIRHGHPDSTVQVILACGEGGTAIMVSNRGHRIPEAHLPHLAERFYRVNPARSRDDGGTGLGLAIAASIMQLHGGMLTVASDDESTTFSLRFPGASQGAAALIPR
- a CDS encoding copper-binding protein is translated as MTHLHPIAAVLASLLLLAPALHANEDHSGHATHGEHAAAMALTDGEVRKIDQANGKITLKHGEIRNLDMPGMTMVFTVKDKALLDKVKVGDRIRFKAARAEGKMLVTEIQPAAQ